From the genome of Haloterrigena sp. KLK7, one region includes:
- a CDS encoding response regulator, with amino-acid sequence MTSSTAIEILLVEDNPGDVRLIEEAFKEIDIEVALQIAMDGVEALEVLAQEEQTGTSAYPELILLDLNLPKKDGYDVLRHIRNDPDLSHLPILVLTSSEDEGDISKSYDLAANAYLTKPTDPAEFISLVQSIERFWIQAVELPPVPS; translated from the coding sequence ATGACCAGCTCGACCGCAATTGAGATTCTCCTTGTTGAGGACAATCCCGGCGATGTCCGTCTGATCGAGGAGGCGTTCAAAGAGATAGATATTGAGGTCGCACTCCAGATCGCTATGGACGGCGTTGAGGCCCTGGAGGTGCTGGCTCAGGAAGAGCAAACGGGGACATCCGCGTATCCGGAACTCATCCTGCTGGATTTGAATCTCCCAAAGAAGGATGGATACGATGTACTCAGGCATATCAGGAATGATCCAGACCTCTCGCATCTACCGATTCTTGTCCTCACAAGCTCGGAAGACGAGGGGGATATCAGCAAAAGCTACGACTTAGCGGCGAATGCATACCTGACGAAACCGACTGACCCCGCTGAGTTTATCTCACTCGTCCAATCGATTGAACGGTTCTGGATCCAGGCGGTCGAGTTACCCCCAGTCCCATCGTAG
- a CDS encoding transposase — protein MEVRRTVPVALDVDSDDTALLEDTVDTFLWSAQYVVDHAFNGEYVTTSKTTLDDETYDDVREATDGFNGGLVQAARNKAAEACKSVVSRWKNGKKASKPRFTSPHVVYDKRTATFHDDYVTLATTDGRIEADYILPDKDSDTPHSAYLFSDDSEVTGAELHSRDGNWVLHVHCKMEVESDTSAQPTTENGTVLGVDLGVNTLAVTSTGTFWTGDEFDHWWREYEYRRGSLQQCGTRWAHENIQSVGRKEEGRFSLMLHRISNELVAEARENGCSVIAFEDLTGIRDRPDASWGHKWAFDRLYEYVEYKAEEYGIDVEQVDPENTSRRCSHCGFTHPDNRDGETFECLKCGYENHADYNAAKNIGLRYLRRNQTGGDGGAPLGVRLNSGTVNVNGGYSPASAEARTGVHAESHR, from the coding sequence ATGGAAGTGCGGCGTACTGTCCCCGTTGCGCTCGACGTGGACAGCGATGACACCGCACTCCTCGAAGACACCGTCGATACCTTCCTCTGGTCGGCACAATACGTCGTTGATCACGCCTTCAACGGCGAGTACGTTACCACCAGCAAAACCACGCTCGACGACGAAACCTACGACGACGTTCGAGAAGCCACGGACGGCTTCAACGGTGGCCTCGTCCAAGCCGCTCGGAACAAGGCCGCCGAAGCCTGTAAGAGCGTCGTCTCCCGCTGGAAGAACGGGAAGAAAGCCAGCAAGCCACGGTTCACCAGTCCGCACGTCGTCTACGACAAGCGTACGGCGACGTTCCACGACGACTACGTGACCCTCGCAACCACAGACGGTCGCATCGAAGCCGACTACATCCTGCCCGACAAGGACAGTGATACACCGCACTCGGCGTACCTGTTTTCAGACGACTCTGAGGTTACGGGTGCGGAACTCCACTCCCGTGACGGCAACTGGGTGCTTCACGTCCACTGCAAGATGGAGGTGGAGTCTGACACGTCGGCACAGCCAACCACTGAGAACGGAACGGTTCTCGGGGTTGACCTCGGCGTGAACACCCTCGCCGTCACCAGTACGGGGACGTTCTGGACAGGCGACGAATTCGACCACTGGTGGCGCGAATACGAGTACCGCCGTGGCTCGCTCCAGCAATGCGGGACGCGCTGGGCACACGAGAACATCCAATCCGTCGGACGGAAAGAAGAAGGACGGTTCAGCCTGATGCTGCATCGCATCAGCAACGAGTTGGTCGCCGAAGCCCGCGAGAACGGCTGTTCGGTCATCGCGTTCGAGGACTTGACCGGCATCCGCGATCGACCTGACGCCTCGTGGGGGCACAAATGGGCGTTCGACCGCCTGTACGAGTACGTCGAATACAAGGCCGAGGAGTACGGCATCGACGTGGAGCAGGTTGACCCGGAGAACACATCACGGCGTTGCTCGCACTGCGGGTTCACCCACCCTGACAATCGTGACGGTGAGACGTTCGAGTGCCTGAAGTGTGGATACGAGAATCACGCGGACTATAACGCCGCGAAGAACATCGGCTTGCGGTATCTCCGTCGCAACCAAACTGGCGGTGACGGAGGCGCACCCTTGGGCGTGCGCTTGAACAGCGGGACGGTGAACGTGAACGGCGGCTATTCTCCTGCCTCAGCGGAGGCCAGAACGGGAGTCCACGCTGAATCCCACCGCTGA
- a CDS encoding oligosaccharide flippase family protein: protein MASLLRSIISIFFGKFAGLIISILFTPILVRVISQSQYGVYATVLAGFSIITLISKGGLFDATRKVVGDGKDDSHRVSKVVSISLLIGIVYALLAGIAVLLSSNLGVLPATYVPYTWAIILVVFFGNVYAVARAAFYGIQRESIAEALNIGRQLVYTSVALLLAYIGYDVVGVFTGYVFSFVLLCILGLLVLRRSIPIEMPSRDDVSEYGREIISFGGYQLIGGVSAMLLYKVDLLLVESFQGQTSAALYQSAIVPAEMIWFVPSVIQAAFLQHTAHLWSNGDIDTINSNLKEGFKYAVLALSLFGIGLFTLADSFLSVYFGPSYSASSTTLQILLIGTFFLGTTRVVTPVLHATGWVRESEAITVAGLCINLVLNVLLIPKYGIIGAGIGTGVSYVAIFAGNTLLWKRSPLRIVSLRWVVRLIAVQLIFLAVFYMTVSSFSYSPLVSLLVFPPFGLLMFLSLNVTAGYIPVELIREFLHKVQLDR from the coding sequence ATGGCATCACTCCTTCGATCGATTATTTCTATTTTTTTCGGGAAGTTTGCTGGGCTGATCATCAGTATACTGTTCACCCCCATTCTCGTCCGAGTTATCTCACAATCTCAGTACGGGGTATACGCAACCGTACTGGCCGGATTTAGCATTATCACACTCATATCTAAGGGGGGGCTATTCGATGCGACGAGGAAAGTAGTTGGAGATGGGAAAGACGACAGCCACAGAGTATCGAAAGTCGTCTCAATTTCGTTGCTGATCGGCATAGTTTACGCACTATTGGCCGGAATTGCTGTCCTGTTATCGTCTAATTTGGGCGTCCTACCCGCAACGTATGTACCATACACTTGGGCGATTATTCTAGTAGTCTTCTTCGGCAATGTGTATGCCGTTGCCAGAGCTGCTTTCTACGGTATACAGCGAGAGTCAATCGCTGAAGCGCTTAATATTGGTCGCCAGCTGGTGTACACCTCTGTTGCACTGCTATTGGCGTACATTGGGTATGATGTGGTCGGTGTATTTACCGGGTACGTATTTTCATTCGTGCTCCTATGTATCCTTGGATTGCTCGTTTTGCGGAGGTCTATCCCCATCGAGATGCCATCGAGGGATGACGTTTCCGAATATGGTCGAGAAATCATCTCGTTTGGCGGATACCAGCTCATCGGTGGTGTGAGCGCAATGTTGCTGTACAAGGTAGATCTTCTTCTCGTCGAGTCCTTTCAGGGTCAGACCTCGGCTGCCCTCTATCAGAGTGCTATCGTTCCAGCGGAGATGATTTGGTTCGTCCCATCGGTTATTCAGGCTGCATTCTTACAGCACACGGCTCACTTATGGTCAAACGGCGATATTGATACAATAAACAGTAATCTAAAAGAAGGGTTTAAATATGCCGTTCTAGCATTATCACTATTTGGTATTGGTCTCTTCACCCTTGCAGACTCGTTTCTCAGTGTTTACTTTGGACCGAGCTACTCCGCGTCATCTACAACATTGCAAATCCTGCTCATCGGGACGTTCTTTTTGGGGACCACCCGAGTCGTAACGCCGGTGCTACACGCGACGGGATGGGTTCGGGAATCCGAAGCTATCACCGTCGCAGGATTGTGTATCAACTTGGTGTTGAATGTTCTCCTAATACCTAAGTACGGCATCATCGGTGCAGGTATCGGGACTGGTGTCTCTTATGTCGCGATATTCGCAGGGAACACCTTGCTCTGGAAGCGATCCCCACTTCGGATCGTTTCCCTCCGCTGGGTAGTCAGACTGATCGCGGTTCAGCTGATATTCCTTGCTGTGTTCTACATGACTGTCTCGTCCTTCAGCTACTCGCCGCTGGTATCGCTACTCGTATTCCCACCATTCGGACTACTGATGTTCTTGTCTTTAAACGTTACAGCGGGCTACATTCCGGTTGAACTGATCAGAGAGTTTTTGCACAAGGTACAACTAGACAGGTAA
- a CDS encoding UPF0058 family protein, whose product MDQQELIHLHALLVEIRRDLDREETLRAGAFDAYDSQPVRPTHLHRRKEAHKQAMNLLRSDLIDCVQRHPPPDHTTVSEDELKI is encoded by the coding sequence ATGGACCAACAAGAACTCATCCATCTGCATGCATTGCTGGTGGAAATACGGAGAGATCTTGATCGGGAAGAGACGCTTCGTGCTGGTGCATTTGACGCCTACGACTCACAGCCGGTCCGCCCCACGCACCTCCATCGGAGGAAAGAAGCCCACAAGCAAGCAATGAACCTTCTCCGGAGTGATCTCATCGATTGTGTGCAGAGACATCCCCCACCCGATCACACGACGGTATCAGAAGATGAACTCAAAATTTGA
- a CDS encoding HalOD1 output domain-containing protein, with protein MGPTQQATDQTPAMAVIEAVASVSGRRIRSRRDTDGAEHDALPPLYETIDPDALNALFDSPDAASHSAVTVTFRYCGYDVIVEGPGQVTVTERERPERET; from the coding sequence ATGGGACCGACTCAACAAGCGACGGACCAAACGCCAGCGATGGCCGTTATTGAGGCCGTTGCATCCGTTTCTGGACGGCGTATTCGTTCACGACGCGACACTGACGGGGCTGAACACGACGCACTGCCGCCCCTCTATGAGACGATCGATCCCGATGCCTTGAATGCGCTCTTTGACTCACCCGACGCTGCCAGCCACTCGGCAGTGACGGTCACTTTCAGGTATTGTGGCTATGACGTGATCGTTGAGGGGCCGGGGCAGGTAACAGTCACCGAGCGAGAGCGGCCCGAACGCGAGACGTGA
- a CDS encoding AAA family ATPase, protein MSKYDDLFDATAPADSVFADKGALDPLAEPEEIYARTGQERELATILNGVHDGYLPPTVSVYGPPGTGKTLTTCRVCRAFAARHDEVAVEYVNLKECRTLFSAANEILAELTGERKKAYAGLDGVFAAIWEALAAYPAWTVLLLDEIDHVRHDTNYDPSDFFYRLLRGEGKLARDIQLSVWLLSNELLEVDLRLDSRVESAMSDEAVFFPPYGSEELTAVLAPRLERAFRNAAIPAAVRDYGVREAARRWGDARKALTLFRQAGETAIERERDQVTEACIDANLETTEREATIDKLLDLPINHFVVLMGVTCWSRGSEIEQPVTTNEIQTFLHNDETPAELRLGERTIRDVVTDLETMGLVDTWIDARGDGGRVKQIETTFDPQWVRDAVKPYGADATYLGTVLEE, encoded by the coding sequence ATGAGCAAGTATGACGACCTCTTCGACGCAACGGCGCCCGCCGACAGCGTCTTCGCGGACAAAGGGGCACTGGATCCACTCGCCGAACCGGAGGAAATCTACGCGCGCACCGGTCAGGAACGCGAGCTCGCGACGATTCTCAACGGCGTCCATGACGGCTATCTGCCGCCGACGGTCTCCGTGTATGGCCCACCGGGGACGGGCAAGACGCTGACGACCTGCCGCGTCTGCCGGGCGTTCGCCGCCCGCCATGACGAGGTTGCCGTGGAGTACGTCAACCTCAAGGAGTGTCGGACGCTCTTTAGCGCGGCCAACGAGATCCTCGCTGAACTCACCGGCGAGCGCAAGAAGGCCTACGCCGGCCTCGATGGCGTGTTCGCCGCCATCTGGGAGGCGCTCGCGGCCTATCCGGCGTGGACCGTGTTGCTGTTGGACGAAATCGACCACGTCCGCCACGACACGAACTACGACCCCAGCGACTTTTTCTACCGGCTGTTGCGCGGCGAGGGGAAACTCGCCCGCGACATCCAGTTGTCGGTCTGGCTGCTGAGCAACGAGCTCCTCGAGGTCGATCTCCGCCTCGATAGCCGCGTCGAGAGCGCGATGAGCGACGAGGCCGTCTTCTTCCCGCCCTATGGCAGCGAGGAGTTGACCGCGGTCCTCGCGCCCCGGTTGGAGCGGGCGTTTCGCAATGCGGCCATCCCCGCCGCTGTCCGTGACTACGGCGTCCGCGAGGCCGCCCGGCGCTGGGGTGACGCCCGGAAGGCGCTGACGCTCTTTCGCCAGGCCGGTGAGACGGCCATCGAGCGCGAGCGCGACCAGGTGACCGAGGCCTGTATCGACGCGAATCTCGAGACGACCGAGCGCGAGGCGACCATCGACAAGCTGCTCGACCTGCCGATCAATCACTTTGTGGTGTTGATGGGCGTGACGTGCTGGTCCCGCGGCTCCGAGATCGAACAGCCGGTGACGACGAACGAGATCCAGACGTTCCTGCACAACGATGAAACTCCCGCCGAACTGCGTCTTGGGGAGCGAACCATCCGTGACGTCGTCACCGATCTCGAGACGATGGGCCTCGTCGACACCTGGATCGACGCCCGCGGGGATGGGGGCCGAGTCAAACAGATCGAGACGACCTTCGATCCGCAGTGGGTCCGCGACGCGGTCAAGCCGTACGGAGCGGACGCGACGTATCTCGGGACCGTGCTCGAGGAGTAA
- a CDS encoding ATP-binding protein, protein MTDPEMPSEPPDHSSPEEVLERVTDAVFALDEDWRFTYCNDQAETLFQRDQAELREEVIWKEFPMLTDSPFQWEHERAMETQEAVTFETHYPPQDGWFEIHAYPSETGLSVYVRDITDPDDRQQEIEKREQALRRANEVMAATDQPFSQQIDSLLEVVRTTVGTKFATLSRVNEDAGEYIFEHVAAPEAVDPEPGDTTPLETLPNCSRVVETAETLVLQDVKSEAPELVDPEWGIACYLGTPVIVHGEVYGTFCFYGMEARTEAFSDWEVSFIGLLSNWVSNELEHKVYKQELEESNERLEQFAYAASHDLQEPLRMVTSYLQLLESRYTDELDEDGREFIEFAVDGADRMHDMIDGLLEYSRVETRGDPLEPVELNTVLENVREDLQLKIEETDAEIVTETLPRVKGDADQLREVFQNLLDNAIEYSGDEPPRVHVSAEQAGDEWTISVRDEGVGIDPADADRVFKVFQSLHTQEEGAGTGIGLALCERIIERHGGDIWVESDPRDGTTFAFTLPVADESDN, encoded by the coding sequence ATGACGGACCCGGAGATGCCGAGTGAACCCCCCGATCACAGTTCTCCAGAAGAGGTCTTGGAGCGCGTAACCGACGCTGTCTTCGCGCTTGACGAAGACTGGCGGTTCACGTATTGTAACGACCAAGCTGAAACCCTGTTCCAGCGGGACCAAGCGGAGCTCCGTGAGGAAGTTATCTGGAAGGAGTTTCCCATGTTGACCGACTCGCCGTTCCAGTGGGAGCATGAACGTGCGATGGAGACCCAAGAAGCTGTCACATTTGAGACGCACTATCCGCCACAGGACGGTTGGTTCGAAATCCATGCCTATCCCTCTGAAACCGGACTTTCAGTGTACGTACGCGACATCACTGACCCGGATGACCGTCAGCAAGAAATCGAGAAACGGGAGCAAGCTCTCCGACGTGCCAATGAGGTAATGGCAGCCACAGACCAGCCGTTCTCCCAGCAGATAGATTCGCTCCTTGAAGTAGTCCGGACGACAGTCGGAACCAAGTTTGCGACCCTCTCACGTGTCAATGAAGATGCTGGTGAATACATCTTTGAACACGTGGCCGCGCCGGAAGCTGTGGACCCCGAACCGGGTGACACGACGCCGCTGGAGACCCTGCCCAACTGCTCACGCGTCGTCGAGACTGCGGAGACGCTCGTCCTACAGGACGTAAAGTCCGAGGCACCGGAACTGGTCGACCCCGAATGGGGTATCGCCTGTTATCTCGGGACCCCGGTCATCGTCCATGGAGAAGTGTACGGGACGTTCTGCTTCTACGGGATGGAGGCGCGGACCGAGGCGTTCTCCGATTGGGAAGTCTCGTTCATTGGTCTGCTCAGCAACTGGGTGAGCAATGAACTCGAGCACAAGGTGTATAAGCAGGAACTCGAGGAGTCCAATGAACGCTTGGAGCAGTTCGCCTACGCCGCCTCGCATGACCTCCAAGAGCCCCTGCGGATGGTGACGAGTTACCTCCAGTTGTTGGAGTCGCGGTATACCGACGAGCTCGACGAGGACGGCCGGGAGTTCATCGAGTTTGCGGTCGATGGTGCCGACCGGATGCACGACATGATCGATGGATTACTCGAGTATTCGCGGGTCGAAACGCGTGGGGACCCCTTAGAGCCGGTCGAGTTGAACACCGTTCTCGAAAACGTTCGCGAGGACCTCCAGTTAAAAATCGAGGAGACGGATGCGGAGATCGTCACGGAGACACTTCCTCGCGTCAAAGGCGACGCCGACCAACTCCGGGAAGTGTTCCAAAACCTGCTCGACAACGCTATCGAGTACAGTGGCGACGAGCCACCACGAGTGCACGTCTCAGCCGAGCAAGCGGGTGACGAGTGGACGATCTCGGTTCGCGATGAGGGTGTCGGTATCGATCCTGCGGACGCCGACCGTGTCTTCAAGGTGTTCCAGAGCCTCCACACGCAAGAGGAAGGCGCGGGGACGGGAATTGGGCTGGCGCTGTGTGAGCGCATCATCGAGCGCCACGGCGGCGACATCTGGGTCGAGTCCGACCCTCGCGATGGAACAACGTTTGCTTTTACGCTGCCGGTAGCAGACGAGTCTGATAACTGA
- a CDS encoding helix-turn-helix domain-containing protein, with translation MSVVAEFTIPPEVLPFGETLVTTPNTEIEVERIVPTQESALPFFWVWGCEPEIFLEDAETEPNVSNINLLSQVEDGALFQAEWAPDAHLINGIRQLDATIIEAVGTADHWRFEVRTQDQSAFSDFQDIFEEEGVSIELQRLYDLEQLVEGNYQSLTPEQREALIAAYQEGYYDQPRQTTQEELGEQFEISHRAVSDRIRRGTQNLIAETLLPSAKQE, from the coding sequence ATGAGTGTGGTTGCTGAATTTACCATTCCCCCAGAGGTACTTCCATTCGGCGAGACGCTTGTCACAACACCGAACACAGAAATCGAGGTCGAACGGATTGTCCCGACGCAGGAATCTGCGTTACCGTTTTTTTGGGTGTGGGGGTGTGAACCAGAGATCTTCCTGGAGGACGCTGAAACAGAACCAAACGTTTCAAACATCAATTTACTGTCGCAGGTTGAAGACGGTGCGTTGTTCCAGGCTGAATGGGCGCCGGATGCACATTTGATCAACGGAATCAGACAGCTGGATGCGACCATTATTGAAGCGGTTGGGACCGCTGACCACTGGCGGTTCGAAGTGCGGACTCAGGACCAATCGGCATTCAGTGACTTTCAGGACATCTTCGAGGAAGAGGGGGTTTCTATCGAGTTGCAGCGACTTTATGACCTTGAACAGCTCGTGGAGGGGAACTATCAGTCATTGACGCCAGAACAGCGCGAAGCGTTGATCGCAGCCTACCAGGAGGGCTATTACGACCAACCGCGCCAAACCACGCAAGAAGAACTCGGTGAGCAGTTCGAGATCTCTCATCGCGCTGTCTCGGATCGAATCCGACGTGGGACGCAGAATCTGATTGCTGAAACATTGCTGCCGTCGGCAAAACAAGAATGA
- a CDS encoding helix-turn-helix domain-containing protein, protein MALIGRVKIGLLFLHATFEAVPDIVLQQEEFRIVSGEPRLAVWASGGDFEAFEAALATDSTVADVQHLSDLHEKRLYQIIFPEERAPDQLYPIALEENIIPVRSTITRDGIHLTARFPSREAVATFRDACREREISFTLQQLYREEGAMNDGGLDNPFGVTDPQREALLHALEAGYFAVPRQTKLGTLAEDLGVSSAALSTRLRRGQQNLLQQTLAQDAST, encoded by the coding sequence ATGGCACTCATTGGGCGGGTAAAAATTGGACTTCTGTTCCTTCACGCGACATTCGAAGCAGTGCCCGATATCGTCCTCCAGCAAGAGGAGTTCCGCATTGTGTCAGGCGAACCCCGGCTGGCAGTCTGGGCATCGGGTGGTGATTTCGAGGCCTTCGAAGCCGCACTCGCCACTGATTCGACGGTTGCAGACGTCCAGCATCTCAGTGATCTCCACGAGAAACGATTGTATCAGATTATCTTTCCGGAGGAGCGGGCACCGGACCAACTCTACCCGATTGCGCTGGAAGAAAATATCATTCCAGTTCGGTCGACGATAACGCGTGATGGAATCCATCTCACAGCCCGTTTTCCATCCCGTGAAGCGGTGGCCACCTTCCGTGACGCCTGTCGCGAGCGCGAGATCTCGTTTACGTTACAGCAGCTCTATCGCGAAGAAGGCGCGATGAACGACGGTGGGCTTGATAACCCGTTTGGCGTGACGGACCCACAGCGCGAGGCGCTTTTGCATGCCTTAGAAGCCGGGTACTTTGCCGTCCCACGCCAGACGAAACTAGGAACGCTTGCCGAGGACCTCGGGGTGTCCTCGGCAGCCTTATCGACACGGCTTCGGCGGGGGCAGCAGAACCTGCTTCAGCAGACGCTCGCTCAGGACGCGTCTACTTAA
- a CDS encoding VOC family protein: MRISATHHVGVVVTDLDAALEFYGETLGLEVVDEFTLAGEGIATAIDVDGATGHFAHLTAGTDGTRIELIEYEPAGADAHPTAINQHGAIHIGFAVADLQAFYEALPADADPLSKPQQVELGLEILFFRDPDGNVIEVVETEG, from the coding sequence ATGCGTATCAGTGCCACCCATCATGTTGGCGTCGTTGTCACGGACCTGGACGCGGCCCTCGAGTTCTATGGTGAGACGCTCGGGCTCGAGGTGGTCGACGAGTTCACGCTCGCCGGCGAGGGGATCGCGACGGCGATCGATGTCGACGGCGCGACCGGCCACTTCGCCCACTTGACGGCCGGGACCGACGGGACACGCATCGAACTCATCGAATACGAGCCGGCCGGTGCCGACGCCCACCCGACGGCGATCAACCAGCACGGCGCCATCCACATCGGGTTCGCAGTGGCGGATCTCCAGGCCTTCTACGAGGCGCTGCCCGCGGACGCCGACCCCCTCAGCAAACCCCAACAGGTCGAGCTCGGTCTCGAGATCCTGTTCTTCCGCGATCCCGACGGGAACGTCATCGAAGTCGTCGAAACCGAGGGCTGA
- a CDS encoding type IV toxin-antitoxin system AbiEi family antitoxin domain-containing protein yields the protein MDETDLEKGNVEFSLRSLRDAGWIKRVSRGLYEFVEDPRDA from the coding sequence ATGGACGAAACCGACCTTGAGAAAGGCAACGTCGAGTTTTCCCTCCGGAGTCTTCGCGATGCCGGCTGGATCAAACGTGTCTCACGCGGACTCTACGAATTCGTTGAGGATCCCCGCGACGCCTGA
- a CDS encoding polysaccharide pyruvyl transferase family protein → MSNDAPKQYFGYTELEGAAERFIRNAQQICESIENSVFIPFTPKDEKFAQKHLDIPILPYQFSVEMTLKRVSSVDQMVAARYHSLIFAAICGKPILPLTYEPKVEQVAERLNLSYYKPHKDIEVKFSIPSNVDQLQRYTKRASIY, encoded by the coding sequence ATGTCGAACGACGCGCCGAAGCAGTACTTTGGATACACGGAATTGGAGGGTGCCGCGGAGCGCTTCATTAGAAACGCCCAGCAGATATGCGAGAGTATCGAGAACTCGGTATTCATACCGTTCACGCCAAAAGACGAGAAATTCGCGCAGAAACATCTCGATATCCCGATCTTACCGTATCAGTTCTCTGTAGAGATGACGCTCAAGAGAGTATCAAGTGTCGACCAAATGGTTGCAGCGCGGTACCACTCGCTCATTTTCGCCGCGATCTGCGGAAAGCCAATACTGCCACTTACCTATGAGCCGAAAGTAGAGCAGGTAGCGGAACGACTCAATTTATCATACTACAAACCCCATAAAGACATTGAGGTCAAATTCTCGATACCATCTAATGTCGATCAGCTTCAGAGATACACGAAAAGAGCTTCGATCTATTAA
- a CDS encoding HalOD1 output domain-containing protein produces the protein MDLYKPQDEKPLYAFTWSESEQPSSALVIALSEVNGTDPMDLEPLYNVLDPDALNSLFDSTGSSRLAGSVSFEYCGYQVTIEADGGGCISELADSDTASLSMQSVAGQLEGNL, from the coding sequence ATGGATCTGTACAAACCACAGGACGAGAAGCCGCTGTACGCGTTTACCTGGTCAGAGTCGGAGCAACCGAGTTCCGCTCTCGTCATCGCTCTCTCTGAAGTTAACGGGACCGATCCCATGGATCTCGAGCCGCTCTACAATGTTCTAGATCCCGATGCACTGAACAGTCTCTTCGACTCAACAGGATCTTCACGGCTTGCTGGGAGTGTCTCATTTGAGTACTGCGGGTACCAAGTCACCATTGAAGCAGATGGAGGCGGATGCATCTCTGAACTGGCTGACAGTGATACCGCCTCGCTGTCGATGCAATCGGTTGCTGGACAGCTGGAGGGGAATCTATGA
- a CDS encoding helix-hairpin-helix domain-containing protein — MTNATTPIEATFELQRQSIKQSQQLFEQGLQFQENAAESFLQNGFAVQRSAQRQGTELARKLFDAQLDALESALDEEQFDVRSTVDDQFEEGADQTQKLLNEGFEQSADLFQQMLHAQFDALESALDEDEFDIRSAVDQQFDEFERTQDEAWDEFEAEIHEAVSELSDQQKVVLAESTESFLEAQQETEQQTVEGIKRTEQTAETVQQQTEDVAETVQQQTQAVAETSQAEAQVLVDETADATEDVVDETTDAIENASEEGPDAAEQNLQNLEGVGQVYAERLADAGIETVADLASTEAHTVASAAEISEDRASDWIQAAQSQA, encoded by the coding sequence ATGACTAACGCAACCACGCCAATCGAAGCGACGTTCGAACTGCAACGACAGTCGATCAAACAGAGCCAGCAGCTCTTCGAGCAGGGGCTCCAGTTCCAGGAGAATGCGGCCGAATCGTTCCTGCAAAACGGGTTCGCAGTGCAGCGAAGCGCACAGCGCCAGGGTACCGAACTCGCGCGGAAGCTCTTCGACGCCCAGCTCGACGCGTTGGAATCGGCGCTCGACGAGGAGCAGTTCGACGTTCGATCGACCGTCGACGATCAGTTCGAGGAAGGGGCCGACCAGACCCAAAAGCTGCTGAACGAGGGGTTCGAGCAGAGCGCCGACCTGTTCCAGCAGATGCTGCACGCACAGTTCGACGCGCTGGAGTCAGCGCTCGACGAGGACGAGTTCGACATCCGCTCGGCCGTCGATCAGCAGTTCGACGAGTTCGAACGAACCCAGGACGAGGCCTGGGATGAGTTCGAGGCGGAGATTCACGAAGCGGTCAGCGAACTCTCCGATCAGCAGAAAGTAGTGCTCGCGGAATCCACCGAGTCCTTCCTCGAAGCACAGCAGGAAACCGAACAGCAGACCGTCGAGGGCATCAAGCGCACCGAACAGACCGCCGAGACTGTCCAGCAGCAGACTGAAGACGTCGCCGAGACTGTCCAGCAGCAGACCCAAGCAGTCGCCGAAACGAGCCAGGCGGAAGCGCAGGTTCTCGTCGACGAAACCGCCGACGCGACCGAAGACGTCGTCGACGAAACCACCGACGCGATCGAAAACGCAAGCGAAGAGGGACCAGACGCCGCGGAGCAGAACCTGCAGAACCTCGAAGGAGTCGGCCAGGTCTACGCCGAGCGCCTCGCCGACGCGGGAATCGAGACCGTTGCCGACCTCGCGAGCACGGAAGCACACACCGTGGCGTCCGCCGCGGAGATCTCGGAGGATCGCGCATCCGATTGGATCCAAGCGGCACAGTCCCAGGCGTAG